The region GGGCAATCTGCGCTTGACCGATTGGGCGCTATTGTTCGCTATTCCACTTGGCGGGATTGCTTTGGCGATGCTAACGGCCCGCGCAACTGTGCTTTCAGCCTTGAGGCGGATGCTGTGATTTTGCGATTTGTAGCAGGACTATTCCTGATCTGGATTTTCGGATTTGTCTGGTTTGCCGCCAGCACCCCCGGCCCCGCCGGTGACATCGAGACCGACGCAATCGTGGTCGCAACGGGCGAAGCAGGGCGGATTCAACGCGGCATCGAAGTGCTGGACAGGGGGCTAGCGAAAGAAATGCTGGTAAGCGGCGTGAATAATGATGTGACCCCTGCGGAATTTGCCGCCGAGTTTGGCGTGTCCCAGCGCCATATGAACTGCTGTGTCGATTTGGGATTTGATGCGACAGATACCCGCAGTAACGCGACGGAGATCACGCAATGGGCGATGGCTAGCAAGCATAAGACCCTGCGGCTGGTGACCAGCGATTGGCATATGCGCCGGGTAGAATCAGAGCTCAACCGGCTTCTGCCAGGCAGTATTGTAGTGGTGAGCGATGCTTTGCCGACGCGTTTTCGCATGAGCACGGTAGTTATTGAATATCACAAGCTTCTAGCGAGCGAGTTTACCGCGCTGACGGGGCTTTAGGCACTCGCCCATGTCGATACTTCGAAGTCTAGTCTATTACCCGGTCTTTTATGGCTGGAGCGCGATGCTGGTTATCGGGTCTGTCATCGCGCTGTTCCTGGGCAAGGCGCAATTGCGCGCCGTTGTAACCAGCTGGAGCCGGTGGCATCGCTGGTGCCTCAAAGCCATCGTCGGGATAGACGTGGTAGTCGAAGGAAAACTTGCCGATGGGCCGGCTCTCTATGCGATCAAACACGAAAGCTATTTCGAAGCGATCGACGCCCCGACCCTTCTCGATACGCCATCAGTATTTGCCAAGCGCGAGCTGTTCATGATTCCCGGCTGGGGGCGCTCAGCGGTAGTATACGGCCTGATCCCGGTCGCGCGTGACCAAGGCGCACGGACGCTTCGCCAGATGATCGTCAACGCGAAAGAGAAACTGAACGAAGGGCGGCCCTTGGTGATCTTTCCCGAGGGGACGCGGGTGGCGCCGGGCCAGTCGCCGCCCTTGCAATCGGGTTTTGCCGGTCTTTATAAATTACTCGGCCTGCAAGTGATCCCGGTCGCGGTAAACAGCGGGCGTCTCTATCACAGGCTCTGGAAACGTTCCGGTACGATCACCTACAAAATTGGCGAGCCTGTTCCGGCCAGCTTACCGCGTGCTGAGGCCGAAGCACGCGTGCATGCAGCGATGAATGCGCTGAACAAAGCAGCTTAGTGACCTCGCCCGAAATCGGGTGAAGGGTCATCCTGGCCTTCCTCGATAATTCCGCGGCGAATGGCGCGGGTGCGGCTAAACAGTTCGTGCAAGGTCTCGCCGTCGCCTGAACGGATTGCGCGCTGCAGCGCAGTCAGGTCTTCAGTGAAGCGGCCCAGCATTTCCAGCACAGCGGATCTGTTTTGCAGAAACACGTCGCGCCACATGGTCGGATCGGAGGCCGCAATGCGAGTGAAATCGCGGAAGCCGCCAGCCGAATATTTGATCACCTCGCTGCGGGTTACGTCTTCCAGATCGCTGGCCGTACCCACAATCGTATAGGCGATAAGGTGCGGAATATGGCTTGTGACGGCCAGAACCAGGTCGTGGTGTTCGGCATCCATGATCTCGATTTTCGAGCCGAGCGTGCGCCAGAAATCGGCCAGCGCTTCAACCGATGCCTCATCTGCACCATCAGGCGGGGTCAGAATGCACCAGCGGTTCTCGAACAGCGTGGCAAAGCCTGCCTCCGGGCCACTTTGCTCTGTACCGGCAACAGGGTGCGCGGGAATGACCGTCAGTCCCGGAAGCGCCGCGGACAGATCTTCGAGCACGCTCTGCTTTGATGAACCGACGTCGCTGATGATTGCGCCGGGCTTCAAATGGCCTGCAATTTCAGCCGCTGCCGACCCCATGGCGCCGACCGGAACGCACAGGATCACCAGATCCGCTTCGGCCACTGCATCGGAGACGCTGGTACAAACGGTTCCGACAAGACCGCGCTCGGCGGCCTTGCCGCGCACATCCGCGTCCGCGTCATAGCCGGTGGTTGTAATGTCACTTGCGCGATCTTGCACCGCAAGACCGATTGAGCCACCTAGGAGGCCTAGCCCGATAATCGCGACAGACTGAATACTCACGCTCTCTCTCCGCAAAGCGCGCGCAGTGTCGCCGCG is a window of Altererythrobacter rubellus DNA encoding:
- a CDS encoding YdcF family protein; translated protein: MILRFVAGLFLIWIFGFVWFAASTPGPAGDIETDAIVVATGEAGRIQRGIEVLDRGLAKEMLVSGVNNDVTPAEFAAEFGVSQRHMNCCVDLGFDATDTRSNATEITQWAMASKHKTLRLVTSDWHMRRVESELNRLLPGSIVVVSDALPTRFRMSTVVIEYHKLLASEFTALTGL
- a CDS encoding lysophospholipid acyltransferase family protein, with product MSILRSLVYYPVFYGWSAMLVIGSVIALFLGKAQLRAVVTSWSRWHRWCLKAIVGIDVVVEGKLADGPALYAIKHESYFEAIDAPTLLDTPSVFAKRELFMIPGWGRSAVVYGLIPVARDQGARTLRQMIVNAKEKLNEGRPLVIFPEGTRVAPGQSPPLQSGFAGLYKLLGLQVIPVAVNSGRLYHRLWKRSGTITYKIGEPVPASLPRAEAEARVHAAMNALNKAA
- a CDS encoding prephenate/arogenate dehydrogenase family protein produces the protein MSIQSVAIIGLGLLGGSIGLAVQDRASDITTTGYDADADVRGKAAERGLVGTVCTSVSDAVAEADLVILCVPVGAMGSAAAEIAGHLKPGAIISDVGSSKQSVLEDLSAALPGLTVIPAHPVAGTEQSGPEAGFATLFENRWCILTPPDGADEASVEALADFWRTLGSKIEIMDAEHHDLVLAVTSHIPHLIAYTIVGTASDLEDVTRSEVIKYSAGGFRDFTRIAASDPTMWRDVFLQNRSAVLEMLGRFTEDLTALQRAIRSGDGETLHELFSRTRAIRRGIIEEGQDDPSPDFGRGH